A window from Bacillus sp. BGMRC 2118 encodes these proteins:
- a CDS encoding LysM peptidoglycan-binding domain-containing protein, whose amino-acid sequence MQIHVVQRGQSLYGIASAYGTTANDIAEANEISTSASLVVGQTLVIPIIGRFYWIKPGDSLWSVANRFGISYQRLAQINRISVNQPLAVGTRLYIPPLPKRNAETNAYVEPIGNTVKPEIENAARDAAPYLTYLAPFSFQIQRDASLKEPLLNNFPTIATQNGVTLMMVVTNLENGQFSDELGRIILTSEDLQNKLLTNIITTAKKYNFRDIHFDMEYLRPEDRERYNSFLRKAKNRLSAEGYLMSTALAPKTSATQKGKWYEAHDYKAHGEIVDFVVIMTYEWGYSGGPAMPVSPIGPVREVLEYALTEMPGSKIMMGQNLYGYDWTLPYVPGGQYAKAVSPQRAIELAAENNVAIQYDYKAQAPHFNYTDQEGKEHKVWFEDARSIQAKFDLIKELGLRGISYWKLGLPFPQNWLLINENFNVVKR is encoded by the coding sequence ATGCAAATACATGTTGTCCAAAGAGGGCAATCACTCTATGGTATAGCATCTGCCTATGGAACAACCGCCAATGACATTGCTGAAGCAAATGAGATCTCAACATCAGCCAGTCTTGTCGTTGGTCAAACATTAGTTATTCCAATCATTGGCCGTTTCTATTGGATTAAACCCGGGGATAGTCTTTGGTCTGTTGCAAATCGCTTTGGTATTTCTTATCAACGTCTAGCACAAATAAACCGTATTTCTGTGAATCAGCCTTTGGCAGTTGGGACTCGTCTATATATTCCACCTCTGCCTAAAAGAAATGCAGAAACAAATGCATATGTAGAGCCAATAGGTAATACCGTCAAACCAGAAATAGAAAATGCGGCTCGCGATGCTGCACCATATTTAACCTATTTGGCTCCTTTTAGTTTCCAAATTCAACGTGATGCATCTTTAAAAGAACCCTTACTGAACAACTTTCCTACTATAGCAACTCAAAACGGTGTTACCCTGATGATGGTTGTAACAAATCTTGAGAATGGACAATTTAGTGATGAGCTTGGACGAATTATTCTAACAAGTGAGGATTTACAAAACAAGTTACTTACGAATATTATTACTACTGCAAAAAAATATAATTTTAGAGATATTCACTTTGATATGGAATACTTGCGACCTGAAGACAGGGAACGGTATAACTCCTTCCTCCGAAAAGCAAAGAATCGCTTAAGTGCAGAAGGTTACCTAATGTCTACAGCACTTGCACCTAAAACAAGTGCTACTCAAAAGGGAAAATGGTATGAAGCTCATGATTATAAGGCACATGGAGAAATTGTCGACTTTGTTGTTATAATGACCTATGAATGGGGCTATAGCGGAGGACCTGCAATGCCGGTGTCACCAATTGGACCAGTACGTGAAGTGTTGGAGTATGCCCTGACAGAAATGCCAGGTTCAAAAATTATGATGGGGCAAAATCTATATGGCTATGATTGGACATTACCTTATGTTCCAGGCGGTCAATATGCCAAAGCTGTAAGTCCTCAACGTGCAATTGAACTTGCTGCTGAAAATAATGTAGCCATTCAATATGACTACAAAGCACAAGCACCACATTTTAATTACACTGACCAGGAAGGAAAGGAGCATAAGGTGTGGTTTGAAGATGCCAGGTCTATACAAGCCAAGTTCGATCTTATTAAAGAATTAGGCTTACGTGGCATTAGTTACTGGAAACTCGGTTTGCCTTTCCCACAAAATTGGCTCTTAATAAATGAAAATTTTAATGTCGTAAAACGATAA
- the pdxT gene encoding pyridoxal 5'-phosphate synthase glutaminase subunit PdxT encodes MVKIGVLGLQGAVREHVLAIEACGAEVTVVKRPEQLEELDGLVLPGGESTTMRRLIDKYGFMEPLRNFAEHGKPMFGTCAGLILLAKNIAGHNEAHLAVMDMTVERNAFGRQRESFEAELMITGVAEDFVGVFIRAPYVIEVGEDVEVLSKHNGRIVAARQGQFLACAFHPELTDDHRFAQYFVNMVKESI; translated from the coding sequence ATGGTTAAAATCGGCGTTTTAGGCTTACAGGGAGCTGTGAGAGAGCATGTTCTGGCCATTGAGGCTTGTGGTGCTGAAGTTACAGTAGTAAAGAGACCAGAACAGCTTGAAGAGCTAGACGGTTTAGTGCTTCCTGGTGGGGAAAGTACAACGATGCGTCGCTTAATAGATAAGTATGGTTTTATGGAACCATTACGTAATTTTGCTGAACACGGCAAGCCAATGTTTGGTACATGTGCAGGATTGATCTTATTAGCGAAGAATATAGCTGGTCATAATGAAGCACATCTTGCTGTTATGGATATGACAGTTGAACGTAATGCATTCGGTAGGCAACGAGAAAGTTTTGAAGCTGAATTAATGATTACAGGTGTTGCTGAAGATTTTGTTGGAGTATTTATTCGTGCACCATATGTGATTGAAGTAGGAGAAGACGTAGAAGTACTGTCAAAGCATAATGGAAGAATTGTTGCTGCCAGACAAGGTCAATTTCTGGCATGTGCTTTTCATCCAGAACTAACAGATGATCATCGTTTTGCTCAATACTTTGTAAATATGGTAAAAGAATCAATATAA
- a CDS encoding D-alanyl-D-alanine carboxypeptidase, which produces MVNLRGGVIVKERKKSFLFYLVVMSVIIATLFPGSRAAAESDILDIKGHSAILVDANTGMILYEKESDTALPTASMTKMMTEYLVLEAIKDGKISWEQETGISEYVYKISQFRSLSNVPLRLDGTYTVKELYEAMAIYSANGATIALAELVAGSETNFVKMMNDKAEELKLVNYKFVNSTGLNNKDLLGNHPKGTDQAEENLMSAKATATLAYNLLKDYPEVLDTASIPTKVFREGTEDSIDMINWNEMLPGLGSEYAGVDGLKTGSTDLAGYCFTGTATKGDTRFISVVMKTDSRTARFVETKKLLDYGFSNFEKLEVVAAGYQEKGKKTVKVQKGKENTVEIEAAKPIALLVKRGEKENYKPVVKISKKSVEAPVKEGTKVGTVTVEYKGEGSLSFLTEKGGELVKSDIVTTDNVEKANWFVLLMKAIGGFFGDLWTSSAEGIKGLF; this is translated from the coding sequence ATGGTCAACTTAAGAGGAGGGGTTATAGTGAAAGAGAGAAAGAAGTCTTTCCTTTTTTATTTAGTAGTCATGTCAGTTATAATCGCAACGTTATTTCCTGGAAGCAGAGCTGCTGCGGAAAGTGATATATTAGATATTAAAGGTCATTCTGCCATTCTAGTAGATGCAAATACAGGTATGATCCTATATGAAAAGGAATCAGATACAGCCTTACCTACTGCTAGTATGACAAAAATGATGACTGAATACCTAGTATTAGAAGCGATAAAAGACGGTAAAATTAGTTGGGAACAAGAAACAGGAATTTCTGAATATGTGTATAAAATTTCTCAATTTAGAAGCTTGTCCAATGTACCATTACGTTTGGATGGAACATATACGGTAAAAGAACTGTACGAGGCTATGGCTATTTATTCAGCGAATGGTGCTACAATTGCTCTAGCTGAGCTTGTAGCTGGATCAGAAACAAACTTTGTTAAAATGATGAATGATAAAGCTGAAGAATTAAAATTAGTAAACTATAAATTTGTAAATTCTACAGGTTTAAATAATAAAGATTTACTAGGTAACCACCCTAAAGGTACAGACCAAGCTGAAGAAAATTTAATGTCGGCTAAAGCAACTGCAACGCTTGCATATAATTTGCTTAAAGACTACCCAGAAGTATTAGACACAGCCAGCATTCCAACAAAGGTATTTAGAGAAGGTACGGAAGATAGTATTGATATGATTAACTGGAATGAAATGTTGCCAGGCTTAGGATCAGAATATGCTGGTGTTGACGGCCTAAAGACAGGCTCAACTGACTTGGCTGGTTATTGTTTCACTGGTACTGCAACAAAAGGAGATACTCGATTCATTTCTGTGGTAATGAAAACTGATTCGAGAACTGCGCGTTTTGTTGAAACGAAAAAATTATTAGATTATGGTTTCAGTAATTTTGAAAAGCTGGAAGTTGTAGCTGCAGGTTACCAAGAAAAGGGCAAGAAAACTGTTAAGGTTCAAAAGGGTAAAGAAAATACAGTAGAAATTGAGGCAGCTAAACCTATTGCATTATTAGTTAAACGTGGTGAAAAGGAAAATTATAAACCAGTAGTTAAAATAAGTAAAAAGTCTGTAGAGGCACCTGTAAAAGAAGGAACAAAAGTAGGTACTGTCACAGTTGAGTATAAAGGAGAAGGATCTCTAAGTTTTCTAACTGAAAAAGGTGGAGAACTAGTGAAATCGGATATTGTGACTACAGATAATGTGGAAAAGGCTAATTGGTTTGTTCTACTTATGAAGGCAATCGGAGGATTCTTCGGTGATTTATGGACTAGTAGTGCAGAAGGTATAAAAGGTCTATTTTAG
- a CDS encoding nucleoside deaminase: MELDEHFMKLAIAEAKNAELLGEVPIGAVLVKDNMVIASAHNLRETEQRAIAHAEMLVIDEGCKKLGTWRLEETTLYVTLEPCPMCSGGIVLSRIPRVVFGARDPKGGCAGTIMNLLDESRFNHQSEVLSGVLEEECAALLTTFFKNLRVKKKEAAKDSKKNQ; this comes from the coding sequence ATTGAATTAGATGAACATTTCATGAAGCTAGCCATAGCTGAGGCAAAAAATGCGGAGTTGTTAGGAGAAGTCCCTATTGGTGCAGTATTAGTAAAGGACAATATGGTGATTGCATCAGCTCATAATTTAAGGGAAACAGAACAGCGGGCCATTGCCCATGCTGAGATGCTAGTTATCGACGAAGGCTGTAAGAAGCTTGGCACATGGCGATTAGAAGAAACTACTTTATATGTTACATTGGAGCCCTGTCCAATGTGCTCGGGAGGTATTGTATTATCTCGTATCCCGAGAGTTGTCTTTGGTGCAAGGGATCCAAAGGGTGGATGTGCAGGAACTATTATGAACTTGCTGGATGAATCAAGGTTTAATCATCAATCAGAAGTTTTATCAGGTGTTTTAGAGGAAGAGTGTGCTGCATTACTTACTACTTTTTTTAAGAATTTGCGTGTTAAAAAGAAAGAAGCAGCAAAGGATTCGAAGAAAAACCAATAA
- the guaB gene encoding IMP dehydrogenase, which produces MWENKFVKEGLTFDDVLLMPAKSEVLPRDVDLRTVLTDNLKLNIPIISAGMDTVTEADMAIAMARQGGLGIIHKNMSIEKQAEQVDKVKRSESGVITDPFFLTPDHQVYDAEHLMGKYRISGVPIVNNLEEQRLVGIITNRDLRFIQDFSITISDVMTKENLVTAPVGTTLEQAEKILQKYKIEKLPLVNENGILKGLITIKDLEKVIEFPNSAKDSQGRLLVGAAVGVTADTMVRVEKLIKANVDCLVLDTAHGHSKGVLDKVREIKATYPSISLIAGNVATAEATRDLIEAGADVIKVGIGPGSICTTRVVAGVGVPQITAIYDCATEAKKYGVSIIADGGIKYSGDIVKALAAGGNAVMLGSLLAGVSESPGEREIYQGRQFKVYRGMGSVGAMEKGSKDRYFQENNQKAVPEGIEGRVPYKGPLVDTIYQLLGGIKSGMGYCGTPTLLELREFSRFVKMSGAGLRESHPHNIQITKEAPNYSL; this is translated from the coding sequence ATGTGGGAAAATAAGTTTGTTAAAGAAGGACTTACTTTTGATGATGTATTATTAATGCCAGCAAAATCAGAGGTTTTACCGCGTGATGTAGACTTACGTACAGTTTTAACAGATAACTTGAAATTAAACATTCCAATTATTAGTGCAGGTATGGACACTGTTACTGAAGCAGATATGGCAATTGCTATGGCAAGACAAGGTGGTCTTGGTATCATTCATAAGAATATGTCCATTGAAAAGCAAGCTGAACAGGTAGATAAGGTAAAGCGATCAGAAAGTGGTGTTATAACAGATCCATTTTTCTTAACGCCAGACCATCAAGTATATGATGCTGAACACCTTATGGGAAAATATCGTATCTCAGGTGTACCGATTGTTAATAATTTAGAAGAACAAAGGCTCGTAGGTATTATTACAAATCGGGATCTTCGATTCATTCAAGATTTCTCCATCACAATTTCAGATGTTATGACAAAGGAAAACCTTGTCACAGCCCCTGTAGGAACAACATTAGAACAAGCAGAAAAGATACTACAAAAATATAAAATTGAAAAACTACCATTAGTAAATGAGAATGGAATACTTAAGGGCCTAATTACTATAAAGGATCTCGAGAAAGTCATTGAATTCCCTAACTCAGCAAAAGATAGTCAAGGACGTCTTTTGGTTGGCGCAGCAGTAGGTGTCACAGCTGATACGATGGTAAGAGTAGAAAAGTTAATAAAAGCAAATGTAGATTGTTTAGTTTTAGACACAGCTCATGGCCATTCAAAGGGTGTATTAGATAAGGTAAGGGAAATTAAAGCCACATATCCGTCCATTTCATTAATTGCCGGTAACGTAGCAACAGCAGAGGCTACAAGAGATTTAATTGAGGCAGGTGCAGATGTTATAAAGGTAGGTATTGGACCTGGTTCAATCTGTACAACAAGAGTTGTGGCTGGTGTCGGGGTTCCTCAAATTACAGCCATATATGATTGCGCAACAGAAGCAAAAAAATACGGAGTCTCAATAATTGCAGACGGTGGTATTAAATACTCTGGTGATATTGTAAAAGCTCTGGCTGCAGGCGGTAATGCTGTTATGTTAGGTAGCTTATTAGCAGGTGTTTCTGAAAGCCCAGGAGAACGTGAAATCTATCAAGGTCGACAATTCAAGGTATACCGTGGGATGGGTTCTGTAGGTGCTATGGAGAAGGGTAGTAAGGATCGTTATTTCCAAGAAAATAATCAAAAGGCTGTGCCAGAAGGAATTGAGGGACGTGTACCTTATAAAGGCCCTCTAGTAGATACAATTTACCAGTTACTTGGTGGTATTAAGTCAGGAATGGGGTATTGTGGAACACCGACATTACTTGAGTTGAGAGAGTTTTCTCGTTTTGTAAAAATGAGTGGTGCAGGACTTAGAGAGAGCCATCCTCATAATATTCAAATTACAAAAGAAGCACCAAATTATTCATTATAG
- the pdxS gene encoding pyridoxal 5'-phosphate synthase lyase subunit PdxS: MSQLGTERVKRGMAEMQKGGVIMDVVNAEQAKIAEEAGAVAVMALERVPADIRAAGGVARMADPTIVEEVVNAVSIPVMAKARIGHIVEARVLESLGVDYIDESEVLTPADEEYHIDKRQFTVPFVCGCRDLGEAARRIGEGASMLRTKGEPGTGNIVEAVRHMRKVNAQIRKLVAMSEDEVMMEAKLLGAPFELLLEIKRLGRLPVVNFAAGGVATPADAALMMQLGSDGVFVGSGIFKSENPAKFARAIVEATTHYEDYELIASLSKGLGTAMKGVDISSLLPEQRMQERGW; this comes from the coding sequence ATGTCACAATTAGGTACTGAACGTGTTAAGCGTGGAATGGCAGAAATGCAAAAGGGTGGCGTTATCATGGATGTTGTTAACGCTGAGCAAGCAAAAATTGCGGAAGAAGCTGGTGCTGTAGCAGTAATGGCACTTGAGCGTGTTCCGGCTGATATTCGTGCAGCTGGTGGAGTTGCTCGTATGGCAGATCCAACAATTGTTGAGGAAGTTGTTAATGCTGTATCTATTCCAGTTATGGCAAAAGCTCGTATTGGTCATATTGTAGAAGCTCGTGTACTAGAATCATTAGGAGTAGACTACATTGATGAGAGTGAAGTATTAACTCCAGCTGATGAAGAGTACCATATTGATAAAAGACAGTTTACTGTACCGTTTGTTTGTGGTTGCCGTGATTTAGGAGAAGCCGCTAGACGTATCGGAGAAGGTGCATCAATGTTACGTACAAAAGGTGAGCCTGGTACTGGTAATATTGTAGAAGCCGTTCGTCACATGAGAAAAGTAAATGCTCAAATTCGCAAGCTAGTTGCGATGAGTGAAGATGAAGTGATGATGGAAGCAAAACTATTAGGTGCTCCATTTGAATTATTATTAGAAATTAAGCGTTTAGGTCGCTTACCAGTTGTTAACTTTGCTGCAGGTGGAGTAGCAACTCCAGCAGATGCTGCACTTATGATGCAATTGGGGTCTGACGGAGTGTTTGTTGGTTCAGGTATTTTTAAATCAGAAAATCCTGCGAAATTTGCACGTGCAATCGTAGAAGCTACAACTCACTATGAAGATTATGAGTTAATTGCATCTCTATCAAAGGGACTTGGAACTGCGATGAAGGGTGTAGATATTTCATCATTACTACCAGAACAACGCATGCAAGAACGTGGCTGGTAA
- the serS gene encoding serine--tRNA ligase: MLDLKHLRANFEEVKEKLKFRGEDLSDLGKFEDLDVKRRTLITEAEELKSKRNEVSQQISILKREKKDADSLITEMREVGDRIKVLDDELRAVEQELELLLLSIPNIPHESVPIGETEDDNITVKEWGDVPQFNFEPKPHWDVATGLGVLDFERAGKVTGSRFVFYKGLGARLERALLNFMLDLHIEEHGYEEVIPPFIVNRDSMTGTGQLPKFEEDAFKIVGEDYFLIPTSEVPVTNLHRDEILNGEQLPIGYAAFSACFRSEAGSAGRDTRGLIRQHQFNKVELVRFVKPEDSYEELEKLTGHAEKVLQLLELPYRVLSMCTADLGFTAAKKYDIEVWIPSYNTYREISSCSNFEAFQARRANIRFRREPNAKPEHVHTLNGSGLAIGRTVAAILENYQQEDGTVIIPKVLRPYMGNKEIIG; encoded by the coding sequence ATGTTAGATTTAAAACATTTACGAGCAAACTTTGAAGAGGTAAAAGAGAAGCTAAAGTTTCGCGGTGAAGATTTATCAGACTTAGGAAAATTTGAAGATTTAGATGTAAAAAGAAGAACTTTAATTACAGAAGCAGAAGAATTAAAAAGCAAGCGTAACGAAGTTTCTCAGCAAATTTCTATATTAAAAAGAGAAAAGAAAGATGCGGATAGCCTTATAACAGAAATGAGAGAAGTAGGAGATCGAATTAAGGTACTAGATGATGAGTTACGTGCCGTTGAACAAGAATTAGAATTGTTATTATTGTCTATCCCAAATATCCCACATGAGAGTGTTCCTATTGGAGAAACAGAGGATGATAATATAACTGTTAAAGAGTGGGGAGACGTACCACAATTTAATTTTGAACCAAAACCTCATTGGGATGTGGCAACAGGTTTAGGCGTACTAGATTTTGAACGAGCAGGTAAAGTTACTGGAAGTCGTTTTGTATTTTATAAAGGACTAGGTGCTCGTCTAGAACGTGCATTATTGAACTTTATGTTGGATCTTCATATCGAAGAGCATGGGTATGAAGAAGTAATACCACCCTTTATTGTAAATCGTGATAGTATGACAGGTACAGGACAACTCCCAAAATTTGAGGAAGACGCCTTTAAGATTGTGGGAGAGGATTATTTTTTAATACCAACGTCAGAGGTACCTGTTACAAATTTACATCGAGATGAAATTTTAAATGGTGAGCAATTACCGATAGGGTACGCAGCATTTAGTGCTTGTTTCCGTTCTGAAGCGGGCTCTGCTGGACGTGATACTAGAGGGTTAATCAGACAACATCAGTTTAATAAAGTGGAGCTAGTTCGATTTGTTAAACCTGAAGATTCTTATGAGGAACTGGAAAAGCTAACAGGTCATGCTGAAAAAGTATTACAACTGCTAGAACTTCCATATCGTGTACTAAGCATGTGTACAGCAGATCTAGGATTTACAGCAGCAAAGAAGTACGATATTGAAGTGTGGATTCCAAGCTACAACACATACCGTGAGATTTCTTCTTGTAGTAATTTCGAAGCTTTCCAAGCAAGACGTGCTAATATCAGATTCCGTAGAGAACCAAATGCTAAGCCGGAACATGTTCATACATTAAACGGGTCTGGGTTAGCGATAGGAAGAACAGTCGCAGCTATCTTAGAGAATTACCAACAAGAAGACGGAACGGTTATCATACCAAAAGTATTACGTCCTTATATGGGTAATAAAGAAATCATTGGGTAA
- a CDS encoding deoxynucleoside kinase has protein sequence MNQTPFITVEGPIGVGKTSLAKEIANRFQYHLLKEIVEENPFLGKFYTDIEEWSFQTEMFFLCNRYKQLEDIHTKYLSKNQPVVADYHIMKNIIFAERTLNDYQFQKYQQIYDILTRDMPTPNVIIYLRASLDTLLCRVAKRGREIEKQMSAAYLQQLLEDYDRAMEYFKLTNPHIPILTFNGDDLDFVMNEKDLENILSTVELTVKGRAVL, from the coding sequence ATGAATCAAACACCATTTATTACAGTAGAGGGTCCCATTGGTGTTGGAAAAACCTCACTCGCTAAAGAAATTGCTAATCGGTTTCAATATCATCTCTTAAAAGAGATTGTAGAAGAAAATCCATTTCTAGGTAAATTTTATACAGATATCGAAGAATGGAGCTTTCAAACTGAAATGTTTTTCTTATGTAATCGATACAAACAGCTTGAAGATATTCATACGAAATATTTAAGCAAAAACCAACCTGTTGTGGCAGACTATCATATTATGAAAAATATAATTTTTGCTGAACGTACATTGAACGATTATCAATTTCAAAAGTATCAACAAATTTATGATATTTTAACGAGAGATATGCCTACTCCAAATGTCATTATATATTTACGAGCTAGCTTAGATACACTTTTATGCCGTGTTGCTAAACGTGGCCGTGAGATAGAAAAACAAATGAGTGCTGCTTACCTGCAGCAACTATTAGAAGACTACGATCGCGCGATGGAATACTTCAAATTAACAAATCCTCATATTCCTATACTTACTTTTAATGGTGACGACTTGGATTTTGTTATGAATGAAAAAGACTTAGAAAATATTCTTTCGACCGTTGAACTAACAGTAAAAGGGAGAGCAGTTTTATGA
- a CDS encoding deoxynucleoside kinase encodes MNLREKYGIPSDAVITIAGTVGVGKSTMTNSLANALGFRTSFEKVDTNPYLDKFYMDFERWSFHLQIYFLAERFKEQKKIFEYGGGFIQDRSIYEDTGIFAKMHFDKGTMTAVDYETYTSLFEAMVMTPYFPHPNLLIYLEGSLDDILDRIKLRGRPMEQQTPVEYWQEMHGRYEEWINNFSACPVLRLNINDYDIMADENSIEPIIQKIGHFMEQTRRIKTPVKL; translated from the coding sequence ATGAACTTAAGAGAAAAATACGGAATTCCAAGTGATGCTGTCATTACGATTGCTGGTACTGTAGGTGTAGGAAAATCAACAATGACAAACTCATTAGCCAATGCACTTGGTTTTAGAACTTCTTTTGAGAAGGTTGATACAAATCCTTATCTAGATAAATTCTATATGGATTTCGAGAGATGGAGCTTTCATTTACAAATCTATTTCCTTGCAGAACGCTTTAAAGAGCAAAAGAAAATTTTTGAATATGGTGGAGGATTTATACAAGATCGTTCCATTTATGAAGATACAGGTATATTTGCTAAGATGCATTTTGATAAAGGCACGATGACAGCCGTTGATTACGAAACGTATACGAGCTTGTTTGAGGCAATGGTTATGACTCCCTACTTCCCACATCCTAATTTACTCATTTATCTTGAGGGAAGTCTAGATGATATATTAGATCGCATTAAGCTTCGTGGTAGACCAATGGAACAGCAAACACCTGTTGAGTATTGGCAAGAGATGCATGGACGCTATGAAGAGTGGATTAATAACTTTAGTGCGTGCCCGGTATTACGACTAAACATCAATGACTATGATATTATGGCTGATGAAAACTCAATTGAGCCCATTATACAAAAGATTGGACATTTCATGGAACAAACTAGAAGAATTAAGACTCCAGTAAAACTGTAA